A genomic stretch from Desulfonatronospira thiodismutans ASO3-1 includes:
- a CDS encoding type IV secretory system conjugative DNA transfer family protein has translation MSQKKHDCRMGFVAHNNGQGQSKKKGAGNKAVANHVVSFDSGDSVSMDEAVHNQIVFGNTGCGKTSSVILPSLSNLMAKKMGGLVFDIKNNFTHHVRKLAHIHGRLKDVVEIGSFDSASPVNILAGLGDKEMEETLDSMIVTQFSESRNAEWIHKGARITKQCARVLRDLDRAMPGKGFAPSLALLSMMLNDEELSGHIWELWKEKVQDTGNRNAKLSQEVESDRFNILISKSIKNDKKDKDMEQQIAWRLAVPRKFLDGFSEGSLADNLSADRGDPLDLEELIFKQKKIVVLRFSPRYGSPGTRLARLVKEMFYNTVYSRFGEQDKKDTQEKVFNIMDEFQDIINLDENSSMDDFSWISKSREFGVINIAATQTMSSLYRSKVEYRVRAMLANFSTKIIMQTDDPATQEWVSRCFATNPLLSDLGPAETAVLRFKLPERRYEMYVDCLQKAHDSCKEMLDKAPAPPAAKASKKKGFNADKLYSRVTKHVMAY, from the coding sequence ACTCGGTGTCCATGGATGAGGCTGTACACAACCAGATAGTTTTCGGAAATACCGGCTGCGGCAAGACATCTTCAGTGATTCTGCCTTCTCTGTCGAATCTTATGGCAAAGAAGATGGGTGGCCTCGTATTCGACATAAAAAATAACTTTACCCACCATGTGCGCAAACTGGCCCACATTCACGGACGTCTCAAGGATGTTGTCGAGATAGGCTCCTTTGATTCCGCCTCTCCCGTCAATATTCTTGCAGGCCTTGGAGACAAGGAGATGGAAGAGACCCTGGACAGCATGATTGTAACCCAGTTCTCTGAAAGCAGAAACGCAGAGTGGATACATAAAGGAGCACGCATTACCAAACAGTGCGCCAGAGTACTTCGAGACCTGGACAGGGCGATGCCCGGAAAGGGCTTTGCCCCCAGCCTGGCCCTGCTGTCCATGATGCTCAATGATGAAGAACTGTCAGGGCATATCTGGGAGCTATGGAAGGAAAAGGTACAAGATACTGGGAACAGAAATGCAAAACTCAGTCAGGAGGTGGAGTCAGACAGATTCAACATTCTTATTTCAAAATCCATAAAGAACGACAAGAAAGATAAGGATATGGAACAACAGATTGCATGGAGACTGGCCGTACCAAGAAAGTTCCTGGACGGCTTCAGCGAGGGCAGCCTGGCGGACAATCTTTCCGCAGACAGGGGAGACCCCCTGGACCTGGAGGAGCTTATCTTCAAACAGAAAAAGATTGTGGTGCTCAGATTTTCACCCAGATACGGCAGCCCCGGCACCAGGCTGGCCAGGCTGGTAAAGGAGATGTTTTACAATACAGTTTACAGCCGCTTCGGCGAACAGGACAAAAAAGATACCCAGGAAAAGGTGTTCAACATAATGGATGAGTTTCAGGACATTATAAACCTTGATGAAAACTCCAGCATGGACGATTTCAGCTGGATCTCCAAGTCCAGGGAGTTCGGGGTGATCAATATCGCCGCCACCCAGACCATGTCCAGCCTGTACAGGTCAAAGGTGGAGTACAGAGTAAGAGCCATGCTGGCCAACTTCTCAACCAAGATCATCATGCAGACCGATGACCCGGCCACCCAGGAATGGGTCTCCAGGTGCTTCGCGACAAACCCCCTTTTAAGTGATCTTGGCCCGGCCGAGACAGCAGTCTTGAGGTTCAAGCTCCCGGAGCGCAGGTACGAAATGTATGTTGACTGCCTGCAAAAGGCCCATGACAGCTGCAAGGAAATGCTGGACAAGGCCCCTGCACCCCCGGCGGCAAAGGCATCGAAGAAAAAAGGCTTTAATGCGGATAAGCTCTACTCCAGAGTTACAAAGCATGTAATGGCGTACTAA
- a CDS encoding tetratricopeptide repeat protein, whose translation MKIFLSYGHDKNTPLVEKIKADLENRGHDVWIDTSEIKFGDDWRCSITDGILESDWMLSFLSQHSTRDPGVCLDELGIALGSKGGIVKTVLVEKEKDVKPPVSVSHVQWLDMSNWEEIKDRDPKDFEQWYKGKLDEIVRVVESESNQRFAGEIEELQQKLKPVLSDARIWGLLKDGFVGREWLFKMLEDWRINNQGQQIFWITGEPGIGKSALSAWMSHYGKVHVVAAQFVEHNKPNKKDPAKVVQSIAYQLATRLDDYRKFLVQLPVLDELDSQNAFELFENLLVNPLHYAISGNREPCIILIDALDEAVSQGQNNLVEFLSEQAQRLPDWIRLVVTSRPEPSIIRRFSHIEQVKIEADDNHNINDLRKFLRVWAENNKKNIQMKEQEDKIIAASEGNFLYLREFCRGVDHEWIDFASSDSYPQGMTGLYTQYFTRQFPKIEEFEKKYLPVIELVLASSQPLPEYYASEILGLKGRDKMEVLEPLGSLFPRHNDSIAPFHKSLKEWICDDKRAGYYYVPIEDGQYKLCKYLWKEVLRYEGESIIPEDYVIRELPVQIKNLSKNKNSLPNIIDESFKYEEKRRLIVHIGNKLVESGRWLEAEQWNDINLDLHKLMLGHDHPGTIYARRKLAAIFRKLGRYEKARETLEKVLEDSTRILGHDHPDTLTAMALLASTLGDLGKHEKAKEMQEKVLENRTRILDHDHRDTITAMGNLAGTLVDLGELEKAREIYEKVLEDSTRILSHEHPYTITARNDLAGTLGKLGEHIKAREMQEKVIEDYTRILGHEHPFTITARNNLATSLRELGEYEKAREMQERVVECFTKKLGHEHPDTITARNNLANTLGGLGKYEEAREIQEKVIEGFTKILGHEHPDTISAMNNLAGTLSNLGEHEKAREIQENLFYNKS comes from the coding sequence ATGAAAATTTTTTTGAGTTATGGTCATGATAAAAACACACCTTTGGTTGAAAAAATCAAAGCTGACCTTGAAAATCGAGGGCATGATGTCTGGATAGACACCTCAGAGATAAAATTTGGCGATGACTGGAGATGCAGTATTACTGATGGAATTTTGGAAAGTGACTGGATGCTGTCTTTTCTGTCTCAACACTCCACTCGTGATCCTGGAGTTTGCCTTGATGAGCTTGGTATAGCTCTCGGATCAAAAGGTGGGATAGTCAAGACAGTCCTGGTAGAGAAGGAAAAGGATGTAAAGCCTCCTGTTAGCGTTAGTCATGTCCAATGGCTGGATATGAGCAATTGGGAAGAAATCAAGGATCGTGATCCAAAGGATTTTGAACAATGGTATAAAGGCAAACTGGATGAGATAGTCAGAGTAGTTGAGAGTGAGTCCAATCAACGATTTGCAGGAGAAATTGAAGAACTTCAGCAAAAATTAAAGCCGGTTTTATCAGATGCTCGGATATGGGGACTGTTGAAGGATGGTTTTGTTGGCCGAGAGTGGCTGTTTAAAATGCTTGAGGATTGGCGTATAAATAATCAGGGCCAGCAGATCTTCTGGATTACCGGTGAGCCTGGAATTGGAAAAAGCGCCTTGTCAGCCTGGATGTCACACTACGGCAAGGTACATGTTGTAGCTGCTCAATTTGTTGAACATAATAAGCCCAATAAAAAAGATCCTGCTAAGGTGGTTCAGAGTATTGCATATCAATTAGCTACCAGACTGGATGACTACCGAAAATTTTTGGTTCAGCTTCCTGTTCTTGATGAACTGGATAGTCAAAACGCCTTTGAACTTTTTGAAAACCTTTTAGTTAATCCTTTGCATTATGCCATATCAGGAAATCGGGAACCCTGCATCATCCTTATAGATGCTCTTGATGAAGCTGTTTCTCAAGGTCAAAACAATCTGGTTGAGTTCTTATCAGAGCAGGCCCAAAGACTGCCGGACTGGATACGGTTGGTGGTCACCAGCAGACCTGAACCGTCAATAATACGCAGGTTTTCCCATATTGAACAAGTAAAGATCGAAGCAGATGACAATCATAATATTAATGACCTTAGAAAATTTCTCAGGGTTTGGGCTGAAAATAACAAAAAAAATATACAGATGAAAGAACAAGAGGACAAAATCATTGCTGCTTCAGAAGGCAATTTTCTTTATTTGCGGGAATTTTGTCGCGGTGTTGACCACGAATGGATCGATTTTGCAAGTTCAGATTCATATCCTCAGGGAATGACTGGTCTTTATACTCAATACTTTACACGCCAGTTTCCTAAAATTGAAGAGTTTGAAAAAAAGTATTTGCCAGTAATTGAACTAGTTCTGGCATCTTCTCAGCCTTTGCCAGAATACTACGCCAGTGAGATACTTGGTTTGAAAGGTCGAGATAAAATGGAGGTATTGGAGCCTTTAGGCAGCCTATTTCCAAGGCATAATGACTCGATCGCCCCATTTCATAAATCCTTGAAGGAATGGATATGCGATGACAAACGTGCTGGATACTATTATGTGCCGATTGAAGATGGGCAATACAAGCTTTGCAAATACCTTTGGAAAGAGGTATTGAGGTATGAAGGTGAGTCAATTATTCCTGAAGATTATGTTATAAGAGAACTGCCAGTACAGATTAAGAATCTAAGTAAAAACAAAAATTCGCTTCCAAATATTATCGATGAAAGTTTTAAATATGAAGAAAAAAGAAGATTAATAGTCCATATAGGAAACAAGCTTGTAGAAAGTGGCAGATGGCTTGAAGCTGAACAATGGAATGATATCAATTTAGATTTGCATAAATTGATGCTTGGCCACGACCATCCAGGTACAATTTATGCGAGGCGTAAGCTGGCGGCTATTTTCAGGAAACTGGGTAGGTATGAAAAAGCCAGAGAAACGCTGGAAAAGGTACTTGAGGATAGTACCAGGATATTAGGACACGACCATCCAGATACTCTCACTGCCATGGCCCTCCTGGCGAGTACCTTGGGAGACCTAGGAAAGCATGAAAAAGCCAAAGAAATGCAGGAAAAGGTGCTTGAAAATAGAACCAGGATATTAGACCACGACCATCGAGATACTATCACTGCCATGGGCAACCTGGCGGGCACCTTGGTAGACTTAGGAGAGTTGGAAAAAGCTAGAGAAATATATGAAAAAGTGCTTGAGGATAGTACCAGGATATTAAGCCATGAACATCCATACACTATCACTGCCAGGAACGACCTGGCAGGCACTTTGGGAAAATTAGGAGAGCATATAAAAGCCAGAGAAATGCAGGAAAAGGTGATTGAGGATTATACCAGGATATTAGGCCATGAACATCCATTTACAATCACTGCCAGGAACAACCTGGCGACTTCTTTGAGAGAACTAGGAGAGTATGAAAAAGCCAGAGAAATGCAGGAAAGGGTGGTTGAATGTTTTACCAAAAAGTTAGGCCATGAACATCCAGATACTATCACTGCCAGGAACAACCTAGCAAATACTTTGGGAGGACTGGGCAAGTATGAAGAAGCCAGAGAAATACAGGAAAAGGTGATTGAAGGGTTTACCAAAATATTAGGCCATGAACATCCAGATACTATTTCTGCTATGAACAACTTGGCGGGCACCTTGAGCAATCTAGGAGAGCATGAAAAAGCTAGAGAAATACAAGAAAATTTGTTTTATAATAAAAGTTGA
- a CDS encoding NAD-binding protein, translating into MEDKKINLNKKIGQFVDLRHACFALILFILFYILALLGLMRNDIVFLDAAYKALQMIVMNADLHEARLDMNIPLQISRFALPLFAAFSIIAVLFKIAGQQICYFRHSISPRKNVFLGAGRMAFGIIQSLDEDTPIIAMDINIDKKYAISIRERPNSILLHGDARDINTLKRLKLNKVDTIYIFTGDDNLDLDITSKVISLIPEKQRERPRLIVDIEDKSLRRIAGHIPNFQEYREKDGGIIWFSAKSLAARKLLIEYPPITISSQKYKKKVHKKVHIGIVGLGDFAKETVLQLVRHCVFFEDAPLLISLFDNDESQFQKFIARHPVLNFDQADAAYGGRSPIADILFYHYDTNSTSPGIIRRALSEREDIPFSRIYVTGDNDYSCVDASYRISQCLQVLRQNADVVCCLPELNNNTILIKYHSWETYTKIHFYQIMKDMLGRQEKYPGEISDNIGMMIHAAYGVINNKKDSEISEIELSKKYKELKNEEWIKLTDFQQYSSRHSGDHIFVKLREIGFSLEPCSNASTLPSSEVKIIELEKAIDENMENLKKNEHKRFCMERLIDDWLFDEKKDKPMQINNTIVKYEKLDEAEHDKDVAIIKALPHIVKMYIETNQFKLVRQQ; encoded by the coding sequence ATGGAAGATAAAAAGATTAATCTTAACAAGAAAATCGGGCAATTTGTTGACTTACGTCATGCATGTTTTGCCTTAATATTATTTATTTTGTTTTATATTTTAGCTTTATTAGGTCTTATGAGAAATGATATAGTTTTTCTTGATGCAGCTTATAAGGCACTACAGATGATCGTTATGAACGCTGACCTTCATGAAGCTAGGCTTGATATGAATATACCACTGCAAATTTCAAGATTTGCTTTGCCTTTGTTTGCAGCCTTTTCTATTATAGCAGTCTTGTTTAAAATTGCAGGTCAGCAGATATGTTACTTTAGACATTCTATCAGTCCAAGAAAAAATGTTTTTTTAGGTGCTGGTAGGATGGCTTTTGGAATAATACAAAGCTTGGATGAAGATACACCAATAATAGCCATGGACATCAACATTGATAAAAAATATGCTATATCAATCAGAGAAAGGCCCAATTCTATATTGTTGCATGGTGATGCAAGGGATATCAATACTCTTAAGCGGCTAAAGCTGAATAAGGTCGATACTATTTATATATTTACAGGGGACGATAACCTTGATTTAGACATAACGTCCAAGGTTATAAGTCTCATACCAGAAAAACAAAGAGAACGACCAAGATTAATTGTTGATATTGAGGACAAATCATTACGAAGGATAGCTGGCCATATTCCTAATTTTCAAGAGTATCGAGAAAAAGACGGCGGTATAATCTGGTTTAGCGCAAAATCATTAGCAGCTCGAAAATTGCTGATTGAGTACCCGCCAATCACAATCAGTTCCCAGAAATATAAGAAAAAAGTCCACAAAAAAGTCCACATAGGAATCGTTGGACTTGGAGATTTCGCAAAAGAAACAGTTCTTCAGCTCGTGCGGCATTGTGTTTTTTTTGAGGATGCTCCTTTATTAATTAGCTTATTTGACAATGATGAATCACAGTTCCAAAAGTTTATTGCAAGACATCCAGTACTCAACTTTGACCAGGCTGATGCAGCTTACGGAGGACGTTCTCCAATTGCAGACATACTTTTCTACCATTATGATACTAATTCAACGTCACCAGGAATTATTAGAAGGGCATTGAGCGAGAGAGAAGATATCCCTTTTTCACGAATATATGTAACTGGAGACAATGACTACAGTTGTGTAGATGCAAGCTATAGAATTAGTCAATGTTTACAGGTTCTTAGGCAAAACGCTGACGTTGTTTGCTGTTTACCTGAACTGAATAATAACACAATTTTAATAAAATATCATAGCTGGGAAACATATACTAAAATCCATTTTTATCAAATTATGAAAGATATGCTTGGAAGACAAGAGAAATACCCTGGAGAGATATCAGACAACATCGGAATGATGATACATGCTGCTTACGGTGTTATTAACAATAAGAAAGACTCAGAGATTTCTGAAATCGAACTTTCTAAAAAATATAAAGAGTTGAAGAATGAAGAATGGATCAAGCTTACTGACTTTCAGCAATACTCCAGCCGACATTCAGGTGATCATATTTTTGTCAAGCTTCGGGAGATTGGATTCTCTCTGGAGCCTTGTTCAAACGCCAGTACATTACCAAGTAGTGAAGTGAAAATCATTGAGCTTGAAAAAGCGATTGATGAGAATATGGAAAATCTCAAAAAAAATGAACATAAAAGATTCTGCATGGAAAGACTGATTGATGACTGGTTGTTCGACGAAAAAAAAGATAAACCTATGCAGATCAATAATACTATCGTAAAATATGAAAAACTGGATGAGGCAGAACACGATAAAGATGTTGCGATAATTAAAGCTCTGCCACATATAGTCAAAATGTATATAGAAACGAACCAATTCAAATTAGTCCGCCAGCAATAA
- a CDS encoding toxin-antitoxin system HicB family antitoxin codes for MVRIPPYVHRKSAVQAAEAGISPNRIASSKLSQ; via the coding sequence ATGGTGAGGATTCCGCCTTATGTCCACAGAAAGTCAGCTGTTCAGGCTGCCGAAGCCGGTATCAGCCCGAATCGTATTGCCAGCTCAAAGCTGAGTCAATAG